A single genomic interval of Rhea pennata isolate bPtePen1 chromosome 5, bPtePen1.pri, whole genome shotgun sequence harbors:
- the KLHDC2 gene encoding kelch domain-containing protein 2 isoform X1, producing MADDNEDLQADEELPAPAEDNFEQLENDSPAERSGHVAVTDGRCMYVWGGYKNAQVRGFYDFYLPRDEIWIYNMETGRWKKSKTEGDVPPSMSGSCAVCVDRVVYLFGGHHARGNTNKFYMLNSRSTDKVLQWVRVECQGVPPSSKDKLGVWVYKNKLIFFGGYGYFPEGKQRGTFEFDETSFWNSGLPRGWNDHVHVLDTETFTWSQPITTGKTPSPRAAHACATVGNRGYVFGGRYRESRMNDLYYLNLDTWEWNEIITQGICPVGRSWHSLTPISSDHLFLFGGFTTDKQPLSDAWIYCISKNEWIQFEHNYSEKPRLWHTACASEEGEVIVFGGCANNLLAHSKAAHSNEILVFSLQPRSLVRLCLEAVICFKEMLASSWNCLPKHLLHSVNQRFGSNNTSGS from the exons ATGGCTGACGATAACGAAGACCTGCAGGCAGATGAAGAgctcccagctccagctgaggACAACTTTGAGCAGCTGGAGAACGACAGCCCTGCTGAGCGTAGTGGGCATGTGGCAGTCACTGATGGACGCTGCATGTACGTCTGGGGAGGCTATAAG AACGCCCAAGTTAGGGGATTTTATGACTTCTATCTGCCTAGAGATGAAATATGGATCTACAACATGGAAACTGGAAGATG gaagaaaagtaaaacagaggGGGATGTTCCACCTTCCATGTCTGGAAGCTGTGCTGTGTGTGTAGACAGAGTGGTGTACCTGTTCGGAGGACATCATGCACGTGGTAACACAAACAAG ttcTACATGTTAAATTCCAGATCCACGGACAAAGTGCTGCAGTGGGTCAGAGTAGAATGTCAGGGGGTCCCCCCTTCATCAAAGGACAAACTTGGCGTTTGGGTTTACAAAAACAA GCTAATATTTTTTGGAGGCTATGGTTATTTTCCTGAAGGAAAACAACGGGGAACTTTTGAATTTGATGAAACCTCTTTTTGG aactcAGGTCTCCCTAGAGGATGGAATGACCACGTACATGTTCTGGACACTGAAACTTTTACTTGGAGCCAGCCTATTACTACG GGTAAAACTCCTTCACCACGAGCAGCTCATGCCTGTGCCACAGTTGGGAACAGAGGCTACGTGTTTGGTGGCAGATACAGA GAGTCCAGAATGAATGATCTTTACTATCTAAATCTGGATACGTGGGAGTGGAATGAAAT aatcacGCAAGGCATTTGCCCAGTAGGCCGATCGTGGCATTCTTTAACACCAATTTCCTCAGatcatctctttctctttggaGGATTCACCACTGACAAGCAGCCCCTAA GTGATGCTTGGATTTACTGTATCAGCAAGAATGAGTGGATACAGTTTGAGCATAACTATTCTGAGAAACCAAG GTTGTGGCATACAGCTTGTGCAAGCGAAGAAGGGGAGGTGATCGTTTTTGGAGGCTGTGCCAACAATTTACTTGCCCACTCTAAAGCT GCTCACAGTAACGAAATACTTGTGTTTTCTCTACAACCAAGATCTCTTGTAAG GCTGTGCCTTGAAGCAGTCATTTGCTTCAAGGAGATGTTGGCCAGTTCCTGGAACTGCCTCCCCAAGCACTTGCTGCACAGCGTCAACCAGCGGTTTGGAAGCAACAACACCTCGGGCTCCTGA
- the KLHDC2 gene encoding kelch domain-containing protein 2 isoform X2 — protein MADDNEDLQADEELPAPAEDNFEQLENDSPAERSGHVAVTDGRCMYVWGGYKNAQVRGFYDFYLPRDEIWIYNMETGRWKKSKTEGDVPPSMSGSCAVCVDRVVYLFGGHHARGNTNKFYMLNSRSTDKVLQWVRVECQGVPPSSKDKLGVWVYKNKLIFFGGYGYFPEGKQRGTFEFDETSFWNSGLPRGWNDHVHVLDTETFTWSQPITTGKTPSPRAAHACATVGNRGYVFGGRYRESRMNDLYYLNLDTWEWNEMLWHTACASEEGEVIVFGGCANNLLAHSKAAHSNEILVFSLQPRSLVRLCLEAVICFKEMLASSWNCLPKHLLHSVNQRFGSNNTSGS, from the exons ATGGCTGACGATAACGAAGACCTGCAGGCAGATGAAGAgctcccagctccagctgaggACAACTTTGAGCAGCTGGAGAACGACAGCCCTGCTGAGCGTAGTGGGCATGTGGCAGTCACTGATGGACGCTGCATGTACGTCTGGGGAGGCTATAAG AACGCCCAAGTTAGGGGATTTTATGACTTCTATCTGCCTAGAGATGAAATATGGATCTACAACATGGAAACTGGAAGATG gaagaaaagtaaaacagaggGGGATGTTCCACCTTCCATGTCTGGAAGCTGTGCTGTGTGTGTAGACAGAGTGGTGTACCTGTTCGGAGGACATCATGCACGTGGTAACACAAACAAG ttcTACATGTTAAATTCCAGATCCACGGACAAAGTGCTGCAGTGGGTCAGAGTAGAATGTCAGGGGGTCCCCCCTTCATCAAAGGACAAACTTGGCGTTTGGGTTTACAAAAACAA GCTAATATTTTTTGGAGGCTATGGTTATTTTCCTGAAGGAAAACAACGGGGAACTTTTGAATTTGATGAAACCTCTTTTTGG aactcAGGTCTCCCTAGAGGATGGAATGACCACGTACATGTTCTGGACACTGAAACTTTTACTTGGAGCCAGCCTATTACTACG GGTAAAACTCCTTCACCACGAGCAGCTCATGCCTGTGCCACAGTTGGGAACAGAGGCTACGTGTTTGGTGGCAGATACAGA GAGTCCAGAATGAATGATCTTTACTATCTAAATCTGGATACGTGGGAGTGGAATGAAAT GTTGTGGCATACAGCTTGTGCAAGCGAAGAAGGGGAGGTGATCGTTTTTGGAGGCTGTGCCAACAATTTACTTGCCCACTCTAAAGCT GCTCACAGTAACGAAATACTTGTGTTTTCTCTACAACCAAGATCTCTTGTAAG GCTGTGCCTTGAAGCAGTCATTTGCTTCAAGGAGATGTTGGCCAGTTCCTGGAACTGCCTCCCCAAGCACTTGCTGCACAGCGTCAACCAGCGGTTTGGAAGCAACAACACCTCGGGCTCCTGA